The following coding sequences lie in one Rutidosis leptorrhynchoides isolate AG116_Rl617_1_P2 chromosome 4, CSIRO_AGI_Rlap_v1, whole genome shotgun sequence genomic window:
- the LOC139841350 gene encoding uncharacterized protein, producing the protein MTIDKRWTTIRHTFNLDFIKGLNAFIERCKNNLNSHSKCSCPCKHCGNKVFLKPKRIKAHITRYGFEPSYTIWRHHGELPQPPEVHNTTDPLRNFLHDIQLEEVPNFEEEGPNDDETMNDTTATALDDLIDSTQTELYPGSKLSSLEFLAKLTHIKVLNKWTNTSFDQLLELLIQSHPPNNMILKSFYETKKWTRKISLGYQAIHACKNDCCLFYKEYQDLENCPLCNESRCKDERTTGKKVPNLVLRYFPITPRLKRLYSSRYTAKDMTWHATGQCNEEGKMRHPVDGRAWKEIDKRYPDFARENRNVRLGLAADGFNPFDNMNNPYSMWPVILTTYNTPPWICMKESSLMLTLLIPGPKSPGKDLMFT; encoded by the coding sequence CAGTAAGTGTAGTTGCCCATGTAAACATTGTGGTAATAAGGTTTTTCTTAAACCTAAACGTATAAAAGCCCATATAACTAGATATGGGTTTGAACCCTCTTATACCATATGGCGGCATCACGGTGAACTACCACAACCACCCGAAGTACACAACACAACGGACCCTCTAAGAAATTTCTTGCACGATATTCAGTTGGAGGAAGTTCCTAATTTTGAGGAGGAAGGTCCGAATGACGATGAGACTATGAATGACACGACCGCAACTGCTCTTGATGATTTAATTGACTCTACCCAAACCGAGCTATATCCCGGTAGCAAGTTGTCCTCATTAGAGTTTTTAGCCAAGTTAACACACATTAAGGTCTTGAACAAATGGACGAATACTTCATTCGACCAATTGTTAGAATTACTCATACAATCACATCCCCCAAATAACATGATTCTGAAATCATTTTACGAAACTAAGAAGTGGACGAGAAAGATCAGTTTAGGGTATCAAGCGATACATGCTTGTAAGAATGATTGTTGTTTATTTTATAAAGAATACCAGGATTTGGAAAACTGTCCATTATGTAATGAGAGTAGATGTAAAGATGAACGTACAACGGGGAAAAAAGTTCCTAATTTAGTTTTGCGTTATTTTCCAATAACTCCAAGACTAAAACGTTTGTACAGTTCCAGATACACTGCAAAGGATATGACTTGGCATGCTACTGGGCAGTGCAATGAAGAGGGTAAGATGCGTCATCCGGTAGATGGTCGAGCTTGGAAAGAAATTGACAAAAGATATCCGGATTTTGCACGTGAAAACAGAAACGTTCGACTAGGGTTGGCTGCTGATGGTTTCAATCCATTCGACAACATGAATAATCCTTACAGCATGTGGCCAGTCATATTGACAACGTACAATACGCCGCCGTGGATATGTATGAAAGAAAGTTCTCTCATGTTGACTCTGTTAATTCCTGGTCCTAAATCACCTGGAAAAGATTTGATGTTTACTTGA